GTCAATTCGACGATCCTCTGCTCACTGATATGTGGGCCCCATGATGGTCCTGTAAAGCTATTTTGTTCTTGAGGGAGGCTCAGCTCCCCAGCAAGGagatttatttattttctcaCTATAATCCCGCTGCTTGCTCATCCAGGTGAGGTGGGTTCCTTTTTGTCCTGTCACCGATTATCATCGGCTGCTGATGCATGAAAGGATCCAGAGGCCTCGCCAAGATAACGACGCACTGACATGGCAAGGGCCGGCATGAATGGATGCATGAGAGGGAAAAAAAAGGAGTGGCCACAACGGCTTGCGTCTGACAGCACGGAGGAAGGAAGGGTTCATTTTCACTCACGTGCTGTCCCGTTCTTGGCACGGGATGATTGTGCTTTCGTTTCGAGTTCGGCAGGACCAGAAAATTTGCCATCATCCGTTGAGTCTCATTTTCAGTTGCTCGAGCGGTTCTGACGGAGGGGAGCACCGAAAGCCGCCGCTGGCTCCGAAGGGGATTTAATTAGGAGCCCCCGGTTACTTGTGGCGGGAAGCCAGCcgcggagggagggagggagggggcgtCGGCCGTCGGGTCGGTTCGAtgggacgcggcggcggcgagggcctCCACCCAGCCAGCCCCGGCGGCCTGAAAAGTGAATCCGATTCCATGCCCGTCCCCCCCTCAACCCGCCACTTTCTGTAGCAACATTCCTGCCTCCCTCTCGCTCTCCGTTTCTGCTTTGCTTATTATTCCTTCCACCCGCTTGCTTCCCCTTCCCCTCCCTGCCCTGGAAGAGGAGGAGGGCAAGGAAGAGGGCCGACCCATCGTCGATGTCGGACCGGGAGCTCCCGCCGCCGCTGCGATCCATCCGTACGCCCTCTGTCTCTCCAGCTTGATtatcgcatgcatgctccttgtCCTTATGAAAAGGGGAATTGttttgatgatgatcatgacaaaaAGAGagtttcttcttcttcctttttgcTTCTTTTCGCCATAATTTGTGTGTCTGCGATCAGTACGGTCTCGAGCCTGGTCTAGAGGGGAGGAAATTAAAGAGCGGGAGAAAGAGGATTTAGGTGTTGATTTGAATCGGTACTAAACTAATCGGCTAGTTAAGATGCCTCCCTGGTCTTATTCGCCTTCCATATTTTGCTATCTCTGTCCACTGTACGACTAGTTTAAAGCAGCAGTCTTTGCATAACTGGGTATCTATCCATCTATGTATCTCTTTTGAGGCTTTGACATATTCACCAGGAAGATCAATATGTAACTGTAATTTATGAACGAAAAAAGGATGACCCCACCTGCGATGTGTGCTAGTACCGCGCATCACGCTTACGTTTTTTTTTTGGTTCCTCTGAAACTCTCCAGGTGGTTGATTCTGATGTGGTTTTCAGACTGATCGAGCTGGCCATCTTAGTTTCTGAGCATTGGAAACTGAACTTATGCAGTTATGCTGCCCTTGACATCTTCAGGAATCACAGGGGACGGGAGATGCCTGTTCCGGTCCGTGGCTTACGGCGCCTGCATAAGGAGAGGCAAGCAGTCGCCGAGCGACAGCGTCCAGAAGGAACTCGCCGACGAGCTTCGAGCAAAGGTGACTACGCAACCGGTTCATCACTTGATGATTCCGTTCCGTTCCATGCAATTTTAGCAAAAGAGATTGCTGACCCACCTGTTGGCCTGTTTCAGGTTGCAGATGAGTTCATCAAGCGAAGAGGAGATACCGAATGGTGAAGTCTTCTTTCCTCCTCTTACCATTTGTGTACATCAGAGCCGTTTGTTTCATGCAAAAAAACATGTGCTTAAAAAAGAGAATTAAGCATGATCTCTTTTTTTCCCTGCAAAAACAAAAGTAACATGATCATTTTTCGATGTGAATCTACGGTGCGATGATAGGTTCCTCGAAGGCAATTTCGAGAGCTATGTGCGTAAGATGAGAAAGCCTCATGCCTGGGGTGGAGAACCTGAGCTGCTCATGTGCTCCCACGTCCTTGGGTAGCCACCTTTCTTTCTTATGTAATCAATTCGTAGGTTTATATTCTGAAACGCAATTGCTTACAAGGAATGTCAACGCTGCTTGCAGGATGCCCATCACCGTCCACATGTACACCAAGGGCGCCGATAACCCCAGGATCATAGCAGAGTATGGCCAGGAGTACGGCAAGGACAACCCGGTCCGTGTTCTATACGACGGTTATGGGCACTACGACGCGCTGCAGCCATCTCTTGTAAGAACACAACCAAGACTGTAAGTTACTAGTACAACACTGCGCAAAATCCGACAAACATTTGGCCTATTCTTTTGAGTTGAGGAACCAACGTTCCCTCCTGTGGATTTGCAGGAGAGGAGCGTAGCTAACCGGAGAATGACGCGCTATGTAAGCTTCTTCTACTACTTCTCTAGGGCCGCCGCATAAACTCCGACATCTGCTGCAACTTGGTTTCGTTCGAGTTGGCAGATCGCGGTATAGCACATATGGAAGTTCAGCCCGGGTTCGCTGCTCTGTCGTTCGATCTTCTTCGAGGCTGACGTATAAATAAGCTTCGCGTGTGTAACTCCTGATCCAGTCAGGGAATTTAACTGCATAAACTTACACTGCGTCCAGCTTAAAATGGAGTGTTTTGTGTAAATTCTGGAATGTTTTATTCTGAAAGCTTGCTGATGGACATATGATTCGCCGACAATTACTTCGAAGCAACTGAATTCTCACGGCGAATGTGAATACAATCTTTTTCCAGAGTGTGAATACAATCTTATTTTGTTATGTTGGCCGCTGATTTTCCTCTAGGATTGGTACATAGAAAATAAAATGTGTGCATAATCATCATTTGAGGGCTCTCCTTAGACTGATATTTGGCCAATTTGACACATGCCTATCCAGTACTGGTGAACTACTAACCAACACAGTGACGATTAGTAAAGAACTAGCCCGGAATCGGAATCACCAGAGGAAAAACCCTAGAACTATGGGGCACGTTCAAAGGTGGCTCTTTTCGACGAAGATAGAAGATGCTTGGAAGTACCAGACAAAAAGGTGGCTCTTTTCTACGAACATAGAGGATGCTTGGAAGTACCGGGGTCGGCAGAGTTGTTCTCAAAGAGAAACGGCGCAGAAAAGGCTAGATCCCAGCTCGGAGGTTCCGAATGGATTTGCTCAGGAGTACTGGACCTATAATGAGACTCAAAGGGCTGAAGCAAATTGAGAAGGGCTCGAAAGTGCCAGGAAGAAGTTATGCTCAAATGTACAAGAGCTAACAAAGATGATCTCAAAGGAAACATAGCTCGATGGTACCGGAGAAATTTCTCGGCAGTTCTTACTAGGGAAAAATAGGGCTCGCTCGACAGAGCACACACCCTACTCGCAAGCTCAATAGTACTGGGTAGAATTACTCGAAAGTACCAAGGCTAGGAAAAACAAAGGATTGAGTGGCAGGAGTAAAATTCTTCGGGATTTTGGTCGAGGATTTTATCTTGGAGTTCAACCATTGTTCTTTTATTTGTGCCCTTCTGATAGTATAATTGGAACATTGATGTGAATTTTGGATTCAACAAAGATCTATAAATTACATCCTAAGAGTTTGAAGGAGGTAACCACCTGAAGATGTAAAAGTAGGAGTCACAGTCAAATATGGGGACTAATTTACTGAGATAAATTTGACGAAATGTTAGTCATATCAATTGTCTTGCCATTAATCACGAAACCCCGATAAGATGCACTTTCAATTGGCCATATAGATCCAAGATGTTTAATGAAAGGATAAGGATGAAACAATGTGCCATTTCACCCAATCTTTTTACTAGAGGTCAATGTCTGTAAAATGGACATCTCGCCTTTTTTTCATGAATTTTGGAGAGGTAGAACTATATTTGAGAATTTATTGGCAAATGGGAATTGAAACGGATTTTCTTAAGATGCAAATATTGGACTTGACATGATTATGTTTTTGCTGTTTTTTTGTGGGGGATTTATCACAAGTATTGTGGTGTCCTCTTTGGAAAGGCAATATTAGGATTTAAGATTTCCAAAGGATTATACTTACAGTTTGAGGAAAAGCTCAAGGAGATGGGACCCCTGGGTACCAATAATTGGTGGGAGATATTCTTGTCTTGGATAAAAAGAATCATTGTGATCGAAGACCACCACAAGATCCTAACTCCAGTTAAAGAAGAACAAACATATCTAGATTGTTCTCATGCACGCAATGATATCTCTTTCTACAACCTTCTTTCCACATACAAAAGGCCAAATTATATGAGAACATTATTACCAAACATAATCATCATAATACATGCAGCCTAAAGCCTGGGAAGAAAGTACACGGTGGCTAAGGTGACAAAATGTTGGTCATGTTAGGGCTTAGGACAGGCTTTTGACCAACAATTACTCTATGTTGACATGTATACTTTATGTGACACCAAACTGATGTCTTAGATTCATATTCCATGTACTTCATGTGACAGAAAATCCATGTCATTAGACTCATATTCCAAAGTACTTTATGTGACATAAAATCCATGTCAATAGACTCATATTCCAAAGTACTTTATGAATATGACAAAGTTATATATTAATAGTGTAATTTTTGGTCAAAGGTACTAACGAGACCTAATATGCGAAGTAATTTGAAAAGAGGGAGTATAAGACTATAAGTACAACATTAGAAAAAAATAAGGGAGGGCTACAATTTTCACAGGTGAATAACTTCTTGCTATACTAGATACCCACAGCATAATAGTACATGATTGTTGACTAAAACGAAAACAACTCTATGACTAAAGGCTAACTACAAACGACAAATTTTTTGGGACATCTGCATGTCCTGAAAGTTTGCATTGAAGCCAGCACCATCAAACAGATGCCTTGGGCGCAAGAAATTCGGCAGTAGAATTTCCCCACTCCGCCAATAATCTGATGTCTCTGAGGGGAACACCTTTCTGCTGTAGCTCACATGAAATTAAAGATGAAGATCCGAAATCAGTAATACAGTACTTCACCTTCAACTTCACCCAATCACACCAAAGAATCATTATACCAGATTACTATATAGACAGCAGATGCATGCGTAACTGCAATTTCAGTCCGATGAAATCAGTGTACCAATGGCACATGTCTGCTCGCCCTTCCTTTTTTCCCGCCTCAAGTGCTCCTTAGCTTATGTTTGTTATAAAGATCATCTCGGAATGATAGTGCCATGATACATCTACCAACTGTGCCCCAATCAAGCTGGCATACAACGGCAGGATTGCAAGAAATTAAAAGAATATACAGATCATCTTTTCGATGGCAACATATCACCTCTTGTAAGGCTTGATGTGATATGATTTGTATTCATCGCCAAATTTTGCTGATTCTTCATCAACCCTTTTTTTCAGCCTTCTCCAGGTCCTTAACATGTCCGCTTGTATAAGACCGCGATACAGTGTTTCAAAGGTGATCTTCTGGGGAAGAAAACCTTTCTCTATCATTTCCATGAAGAACTGGCATGCCTCCTTCCACTTTTCCTTGACACAAAAACCATGAATCAGCAATGTATATGAATCAAGATCAGGACCCACGGTGCTCTCACACATATCATTCCAAAGTTCCATAACAGTTTCATGTCGGTCCAACTTGATGAACATTCCAAGCAATATATTGTAACTATGAATATCTGGTGCAGTTGGTGAACAAGGAGCCTTCATCTTGTTGTACAATTCAAGGGCGCCACTAACATCTTTTCTCCCTCGGTACTCTTTGAAGAAGCAATTGTAGGTCGCTGGGGAGGGACACACCCCCTCACTAACCATCTCACCGAGCAACTTCTCAGCATCTTCCAGTCTCCCACACGAAGCAAGGCACTTGATCACAGAAGTGTAGGTTGCCACTGTGGGGCAAATGCCTCTATCCTTCATCGAGCGGAACATACACAAACATAGCTCAGCTTTATGTGCACGACTGTAAACATGCAGGATGATTGAGTAGCTCGTTACATCTGGTTCAATTCCCCTGTCACTCATCTCCTTCAAGAGATTCTCAGCTGCGTTAACTGTTCTATCAAACCGGTTATCAGGGTGCAAACTTGCATGCCTACAGATACCATTTAAGAGAATGTTGTATGTAACTAGGTTCGGCTCTATCCCATGATCAATCATATCTTTTAGGAATTTCTGAGACATGTCACTTCGGTTTACCTTGCACCAGCCATAAATTAGGATAGTGTACATCTTTTCATTTGGTTCATATTTGTATTTTCTTTTATTGAATATCTCCACAGCAACCTGCAATGGCGACATAAATGGCGGTGGGCACATTAGAGAATTATTATCAGACCCTCCAAACGATGCACATAAAGTAGACTACAACTGTGTGACAGCTGATTAATGCAATTCAAACACTTGTTGGGCAAATAGTATATCTATTTTAGATGAAATAGAGAAACTTTTTAGTTAACAGTTTCTATTTCGTCTAAAAATATCTCTACAACATTCTACACATACCTTATTTGACTATCAAACTGAAGTAAGAACTTCCAGCCAAACCATAAGCATTAGGATGCAGGAACTTAGTAAAGTTGATCTATTCTGGCATCACATAAGttacatgtccaagaaatccaaaaTACTTCTCTACTGGCTACTGAAGCTACAGATACAAAACATTTACGAGGACATGAGGGCAAACCACTTCATTGGCACCATATTCCCAGACAAACAAACAAAAATCAGTTCAacattcacaggaagatatcCAAATGAGACTAAAGCCAAAAACGACAATCCCATTCATCTAAGTCCCAGAATCCAAGCATTAAAAACATATGCGGATGGAAACTCCAAATCCATTGCTCAGCATAGTCTTTGTACACGCGGAAATGCCCAAGATCAAATATCTGGAGTAGAAATCTTACTTTTATAATGCTCATAAAAAACCTAGAAATGCATGATCAACCAAGGAAGCAATTTAAGTACTTGATCCTTTCTGCCATCTTGCAGGCATGATCTAATTGTCATGCCAGGTATTTCATCAACCTGACATGATAATGCTTCTGCTGAAATCCTGATCAACAAGCTTGCCTCTATATATTAATTTCTTCAAATTAGTAGTTTTTCCTTTCCAGAAAATGAACTGCGATACTGTGGTTGCTCTCTGAAGGATTGTCCACAGAGATACTAAAATTCAGGTTTCAGTTTCTTGTAGATCTTTATCACCACGGGTAATTAGACTCGCAAGAAGCTGAAACTGAAGCTTATGTCGTCTAGTACTTACAAATTGCACACCAGAAACTGCACAGAATAAGAAGCAAATCCATGACCGACCCATTTCATACACAAtaacaaaaaaaacagaaacaatGCAGATTGAATCGGCCTAATTGCAACTGCACCAATTCACTACTATGAAACGTCTCATCAAACTACAAACAATGTTCACTCTGAACCTACCAAACTGCAGACCACAAAAACAAATCACAATGCGCGGCCAAGAGTTTCATGCTGCACTACAAACAGCTTAAGGGGCAGCATATTCATATATTTATAGACATAGAAAGGCAACACAATCTTCACTTGAATGCATTCTCATCGCAAGCTCACACTTGTAACTTGAAACAAATCAATGAAAATCGCCCTTCATTATAAGTTCATAACAGACATTTGGATATAGATTAAGAGGCTACAAGCTACACCAGGCATAGCACAAAAACCAGAAATACAGTGTTGACTGACCTTACACTAGACTAGTCCAGCTCAAGAATGACGTAAATGTACAGGTCTACAACAGACCCAATCATGCgcaatcaaatcaagaaaattAACACTTAAGCATCCAGACCACGAACCTTGGGATACTTGTACTTGCAGAGCGTGTCGAGAAGAGTGGTGAACTCCTGCGCATCGGGCTCTCTCCCTAGGAAAGCCTCCATGTCGTCGAACGCGCGCACCGCCTGCCTGGTCAATCCCGCGGCGACGTACCTCCTGGCGAGCACCGCGAACGTGCGGGGCGTGGCGGCGCCGTCCGCCGCGGCCTCGACGACGAGCCGCCACGCGGCGTCGAACTGGTGCGCCCGGCCGAGGGCGTCGACGACGGCGTCGTAGGCGTCGGCGTTCGGCGGGGAGGAGACGGACGGGTGGAGGCGGACGGCGTTGAGGAGTGAGAGCGCGAGCTTGGACGCGCCgcggaggcggaggaggatcTGCACGAGGAGCTCCTGGGAGAGGGAGACGCCCCCGCCGGAGAGGAGCTGGAGGGGCGACTCGGACGGGTGGAAGGGGTTGTGGTGCGCGAGGAGCAGGCGCGCGAGCTCGTCGGCGGTGGGCGACGGAGTGACGGCAGGCAGAGCGAGGAGGTGGGTTAGGGAGGGGGCCACATCTGCGGTTCCCGTGCATAGGAGGCGGCGGGTGGCTGCCATGGCGTTGGCGGCGGCCGCGAGCGAGCGCAGCatggtgggcggcggcggcggcctgcgGGTATTGTGGTGTACTAGAGGCAGAAGCCCAAGCCCAAAAGTCCAAAACGAACCACCTTGCAAACTAAAAACCTGTCTCACCCCTAAAAAAAACCTGTCTCTTGtctaaaaaaacaaaacaaaaaacaaactAAAACCCTGTCTCATTCTTTTTTTTTCTTAGGGAAATGGCCTTGGGCgaacttttttttttttgcgagaaaacttccgatctattcaccttcaatcatggtagtacaacgaacaccagaaataataaaaattacatccagatctgtagaccatctagcgacgactacaagcaccgAAGCGAGCCATCATAAAAAAACTAAGCATCAACATTCATCCTGTAACTGCTAAGGTTTAGTTTGGTCCATAATATTTATTATGTGGTTGTGACAAACCCGAAGCTGCTGAAAAATTGAAGCAATCAAATTGATAGCCAACGCCGTTCTCACCGGGGATGCCACTGCATTACCTTTTACTACCTCCCTTCTTTGCCACCATATGTATCAAGCACCAACGACAATCGTTTCTGCAAAACCGAGCTGAGAAAGGATCGGTCTCTGGACATGTTTACGCCGCAGCAGCTCTTCCAGCACCACACTTCCCAATTGGGCAACTGACGAAGCCTCCTTTGTTAATTCTGATAGTCCCAGCTCTCGCCAAAAATACTTAGCTCTTTGACAAGAAAATATCATGTGCCTTACATCTTCTGCCCCATTGTTACACAAAGGACACTGCAATGACATCTTGATATGTCTATGGGCCAACGCTGCACGAACAAGAACAGTACCTTGCAAAGCTTTCCAAGCAAAGATTTTGACCTTACTAGGCCTCTTTAATTTCCGTAAATTTCCCATACTGGATTAGTTGTTGATGCTCCTTAGGCATCGCTCATCCTATTTCATTCCTTCATACATCAAAGTAGAGTGAAATGGCTTGTTAGTCCATGAACTTAAATAAAATGCACGCATTAATCTATTGACTAAAAAACCACACATTTTACCAAATAAGCTAGTTCAAG
The Aegilops tauschii subsp. strangulata cultivar AL8/78 chromosome 3, Aet v6.0, whole genome shotgun sequence genome window above contains:
- the LOC120961913 gene encoding OVARIAN TUMOR DOMAIN-containing deubiquitinating enzyme 4 isoform X1, with amino-acid sequence MSDRELPPPLRSIRITGDGRCLFRSVAYGACIRRGKQSPSDSVQKELADELRAKVADEFIKRRGDTEWFLEGNFESYVRKMRKPHAWGGEPELLMCSHVLGMPITVHMYTKGADNPRIIAEYGQEYGKDNPVRVLYDGYGHYDALQPSLERSVANRRMTRYVSFFYYFSRAAA
- the LOC120961913 gene encoding OVARIAN TUMOR DOMAIN-containing deubiquitinating enzyme 4 isoform X2 gives rise to the protein MSDRELPPPLRSIRITGDGRCLFRSVAYGACIRRGKQSPSDSVQKELADELRAKVADEFIKRRGDTEWFLEGNFESYVRKMRKPHAWGGEPELLMCSHVLGMPITVHMYTKGADNPRIIAEYGQEYGKDNPVRVLYDGYGHYDALQPSLVRTQPRLRGA
- the LOC109784116 gene encoding pentatricopeptide repeat-containing protein At2g13420, mitochondrial isoform X1, translating into MLRSLAAAANAMAATRRLLCTGTADVAPSLTHLLALPAVTPSPTADELARLLLAHHNPFHPSESPLQLLSGGGVSLSQELLVQILLRLRGASKLALSLLNAVRLHPSVSSPPNADAYDAVVDALGRAHQFDAAWRLVVEAAADGAATPRTFAVLARRYVAAGLTRQAVRAFDDMEAFLGREPDAQEFTTLLDTLCKYKYPKVAVEIFNKRKYKYEPNEKMYTILIYGWCKVNRSDMSQKFLKDMIDHGIEPNLVTYNILLNGICRHASLHPDNRFDRTVNAAENLLKEMSDRGIEPDVTSYSIILHVYSRAHKAELCLCMFRSMKDRGICPTVATYTSVIKCLASCGRLEDAEKLLGEMVSEGVCPSPATYNCFFKEYRGRKDVSGALELYNKMKAPCSPTAPDIHSYNILLGMFIKLDRHETVMELWNDMCESTVGPDLDSYTLLIHGFCVKEKWKEACQFFMEMIEKGFLPQKITFETLYRGLIQADMLRTWRRLKKRVDEESAKFGDEYKSYHIKPYKR
- the LOC109784116 gene encoding pentatricopeptide repeat-containing protein At2g13420, mitochondrial isoform X2, encoding MLRSLAAAANAMAATRRLLCTGTADVAPSLTHLLALPAVTPSPTADELARLLLAHHNPFHPSESPLQLLSGGGVSLSQELLVQILLRLRGASKLALSLLNAVRLHPSVSSPPNADAYDAVVDALGRAHQFDAAWRLVVEAAADGAATPRTFAVLARRYVAAGLTRQAVRAFDDMEAFLGREPDAQEFTTLLDTLCKYKYPKVAVEIFNKRKYKYEPNEKMYTILIYGWCKACKFAP